The sequence CACTTTGTTTTGTACGGCATATATCCTAAATTGGGGAAATAGTACATCGTATCGACATGAATCGACGTCCTTTTACGGTCTATATAGAAGCTTCTAAATAGACGTTCAGCGCTCTGAATTTCGACGCTATCTAGATCTTATATCGACGTCTATAAAAAAACTCTTAGACATTCTAGTTGATACAATGAGTGCATTCGGTACTACAGTACCGCTCCGGTGATGCATTTTACTTTGATTGGAGTGTACTAACTGAGATACATACGATAGATGAAaaggaatattattatttttattttttgtcagCCATaacttctctctcctctctctctcctctcctctctacttataataatactatatatatatatatatatatatagtccaGGGGCAGTTTTAAcgacactttttttattcaatgtgAAAATATGCGCAAATGTTCAGAGAATAGTATGCCACAAGTCGCTTTAAAAAATTCCGCCTAATTTTCgagtaacataaaaaaaagtacaaaatgGTAGTTTTGGCGACATCTTTTATAGTTGGACAGTTTCGACGacagtgtatataaaatatatatttttttagtagtATAGAGGTTGTTTTGACGACtagatgtatatattatagcgGTATAAAGGTTATTTTGATGACTGGTAGTCAAAAATGcctttatattgttataaaaatatatatcaatcgAGGTAAAGGTTGTTTTGACGacctatataaataatgaccTAAGGGTCCTAAGGAAAAAGCCGTAAATGATCAGGACTGGATCTTTATtacctatatattattattgaattttacgtgctctttgattttttaaatataaatttttttataaataaaaccaaataaatgttttactatatttataagCATCTAAtactatttacaatttataataacttatactgattttaaattaatgttagtAGAAGTAGAATTTTTTGCAGAAATCAAtaaccccttcaccgatcctAGCCAACTTCAACACCaaccttcttttaatgatattctatataagattacatgtataacttatattttttttaagcgtAAATTGGTAACCCCTTCACCATTTGACTCCAAATTCAATAATGTCTGTTAAGTTAGCATTCTTCCCTGCACAAAAAACCAGAATAACACATATGCAGAAATTAAATACTCTTTATGTGCATTTACAGTAGAAAATTAGAGCAATCAGATTTGTTAAGATAAAAATCGGCGATTCCTTTACTAATCCTCACCAAATTCCATACCAACcatcctttaatgatactctattcgtaaaaaaatacattttaattcgcTAACAAAGTTCCTCTTTAGAGGTAGTGAATGTTCTTAATttgaaacataattatttgctTATAATTGTTTGGCTTTTTCAGAGAGGAACCTTTTTGAGACTTTCGAAAGAAAATGGGACTCTATAAGCTATCTAATAACaccttatttattactatacgGTTATTAGTTTTGAAGGCATAAACGTTCAAAGTGTGACATATTTTCGTTGCATCTGTGCTCCGGAATtacgtagttctacgtcatttcatttatcaacaattttccTACTAAAAAGTACTGTTTTGACCCCCctaaataattcaattcaaaaattttttaaaaacatcaaTCTAAAACCGTCAATTACAATGTTGAcagatgttttttaaattttttcagatttttaaaaacattttaaagtaGGGAAAATAACGTCGGACGAGAAAGACCACGTATGCACTgtcaagatttaaaaaaaaacgtatgcAGTTGGAGGGTTAACGACAAGacacattttaataatcatttcggtttattgaaataatgacAGAATTCACATTTATTTGTGTATGTTTATGTAGACGAATGTGTTTCTAGATAAATGCAGGTTgagattaattattacgtgataagaaaaagaatttaaaagaaaatactatttaaaaaaacgcaaaataaccttaaaaataaaaaaaaattcattttctttaattgcgattattctacataaaaaacaataataaaagtttcctTTTTCTTATAGTATAATTTCAAGAACTTATGtgagttttttttcttgatataaCCAAGATTTTATCTGAGCATTTGAATAGGCCATCAATACAGGatgtttaacttttatttcgttaatttcACGGAAAGATggcaattttgttttattatctgTGGAATGAAGATAAGTTGAGaatgaagataaaattatcgagCCTTCATCATCCGTCCATCTGATCTTGCGAGCACTTCTTCTTGAAGGACCAAAGGGAGATgctaaaatagtaataaaatttcgttaatCTAGTATAAATATACTAGGGAGTATAAAtctagtataaatatataggggagaccggggttAACTCGACACTATTtcttcaaaggcaatttttaatatttaattgaaatttttaggcaaattcaatggtatatatttaaagaatgtcttcaggtacaaaattaattcagaaaattttgctgtacgtcgctttgttttgccgtTAGGAAAGGAAAGTGAcgcaaagacaaattttcaaattaaaaaatatcggggcaaactcaacactttgtctgatcgacacaatttgatctggaacttattttttactgtctgaaaatgaaaatacattgtttattgtgtatttaaaaagtacaaaaattcggaataaagtagctagaaaaattaattgaaataatgagaacaaaaattattaaactttcaattatcttcATTTAAACTCATGTCTGAAAACAATTAATGCAGGTAAACTCGCGATCGGACGTGCGCATATATTtgtcatgagccatacggcTGCATGACAAGCATGTTTGTTACTGGGAGCCGACGAAACGGCGTGGTGTTGACTTTGCCCCGGACGTCGTTTTTCATATTTGTCACTTCAAAAAcacgaaaattttaaaaatatctaaaaacgATTATCGGATTCATATAGAGCATCAAATTTCTCATGAAACTTACTTACATATAGGtttgcaagagtaaagctcgaaagagtaaaaattttcgagagatcagaaaaattactttttaccatcaaaaacgcttatgtcgcgctaaaaattacaccataactcagaatgtcaTCAAATCCCGTTGATAATACTAGCACATTTagagacgcatttacagtaggaaaggcaagtttctgcgatagatttaaattagcaaaaagTCTAGTGTCAAGTTTACCCTGATGTcgagttagccccggtctctcataccatttgaaatattatcacTGACGTAAATCTTGTTTGCATTTGAAGAaacattattgttattagtgATATTAAACGCATTATTTAGTTGTATATtgttgttaataatattatcagtCTTCGATCTCTGTACGCATTGGAAGcggtgaaattaatttaactttattagTAACATTTTGTATTGATAAGATCTTGGGAGATTTTTTAGGATTTCTAAATGTCTCAATGACATTTGCATTTCTATGTGTAAAACTAGAAATGctagaaatttaattcatcACAACATTGAGCATGCACTTAGCATTACATTAGAGGGCTCACCTAATAtcgatatcaaaatattttcgacATTCACATTTGACGTAGCATTGGAATTGGCAGCTAGCGATGAAtctgtaaaacaaaatttataaaaataaagtaaagcaatttttattacaagtaACTTATGTCGTAAAAGCtataaatgttattgttaTGCAAGGTATGTAAAAAGATTGCATACCGAATGTTTGTTGCATAATGtgttataattaagtatatatatacctatatgtattatatcatAAACTTACCACTCATCACGTTGTTGCTACTATCACCTAATGTATTAGGATTCCCATCGATAGAAAGAGCATCTTTAGTCAAACACGTAGAACCTTTAATATTATCtctatcatttatattatcacaAAGCGTCAAGTTAGAATCAGACTTTTGGTTTATATTCCACTGTTCACAGTTATTGCTTGACAAAACGCAAGTGCCTTCTTTGATTTCAGATGTCGTATTTAGTGTTCCAATATTCAACATTGCATTGGAATCAACAGCTAGTGATGAATCTGTAAAACAAGATGTatgataaagtaaaaatagctttatatataaacataaatataattttaagtaaaaaggGGTTTTAACATaacacttttatatattaatttaatgtatattataatacctGATGTTGATGAAGTTGTTAACCTTACTTTAGGCATTTCTTGTTTAATTTGTCTGCAATCTGTTGCAATCTAGGTTTGCTTTCtaaatgacataaaaaaaattgttaataattatccatttaaaattataatattctgcatatttattacacagaaacgatttatgtaaatagatatattacgAGAATTCAAatgtgttttctttattttaaagattatggatttaatttttatcatcctTTTACTTACTGTTAGTTGCGATAATGCATGATTTCGGAATACATCTTTTCTTCATCTGCTTTTTATTATAGACACTATAGTGTCCACTCgcatatattagtttatacattttgattATCCAATCGACACCAATATGTGATACTGTTAATCCGTATGTCTTTTTAAAACAACACTAGCAAAATAACCGAAATAAACACAGTAAGACGATCGACAAAGGTCTGTTTCTTATTGCTGCACTGCCGAACTAGTGCACACTAGTGCAGTAAGTTCgagtaaaacaaaatatacttgtcctactctaacttattgcactattTCAGCAGTGTAGCTATAAAAAAACAGACctttaaggccattgcacatgacaaagttttagtcataatcgtaagaccctaaaaaaaatagaccaatcacagtcgattattctccttgagctcaaagaataatcgagtgtgattggtctattttcttacggccttacgattatgactaaaactttgttacgtgcaatggcctttaatgataaatagcCTTGGCACTTTTCCTCACTTATTCAAATAATGATACGTCGACGGGGCTTAGTGCGCATGCGCAAATACGTCACATACGATCGTAGCCAATGGGTGTATCCACAAGCACGACCGCTCACTGAGCCGCTAAAGCGGGaaacacagacttttgcataacgcatgatacgtaagcataagaaaactgattgtttatttctttatgcacacgtgtatggaccaatcaattttcttatgcttacgcattatgcattgtgcagaagtgtgtgctccccgcttaaaggtcaatccagacaaaaTTGCACAGGCTAcataagcatagcataagaccgctggaccaatgagcatcctATGCAAATCAATATGGCGAAtttatgctggatgctcattggtttatCGGTCTTATGTTACGCTTATGTCAagctatgcaattttgtgtgcgatggccttaaAGGTCAAttcagacaaacttgcatagcgcataaacataagcataaaagaattgattagtctatatgcatgtgcataaggaaatagaccaatccgtttctttatgcatatggttatgcacctatgcaagtttgtctggatagaccttaaATAGCaattaaggccggtattccTAGTCTTCAAGATTGTCTTAAATAACGTCTTAAGACGCTAATACGGCtttgtgattggttcatgccatcttaagattgaatttaagacggtcttaaataaccATGAATACCGGTCTAAGTGTGATTGGTTGGATCCAAaggtaagagccaatcacatTCAATTGCTACTTAGCGGCTCAATGAGCGAGTGCACTTCTGGATGCACCCATTGTTTGCGTTCAGCAGAGATTAGGCCTGTTCTTTTTAACCGAACTTCTTACAGAGTAACAGACGGATAGGTGttttaaaatgcatattttagtttataatcTGCGCTTTTAGCCTAGTCAAAATAGGAAATTTGAcagaaataattccaaaagttttaAAACTTGGTAACGATGTTCGTTTAGGCTTACTAATAAACGCCTAAAAAGTCCTGATAAATTGAAGGTGAGCGTTCGTcgccatcttgaaaaataGGTGCACTTTTTCGGTTTTTTGCatatatcgtaaaatattgactttattgaaaaaacagttattataaaaataaaagcttattaaattgtctacaaaaaaagtattattcaattttttataattataatagttttcgagAAAATGGGCTGCGAATATTGCGTGAGTAGTTAGTGAACTTCAACCAACACTTTCTATATTGTACATGAAAACTCCtgttttttattgtaacatcTTTTTCtaccaattaatttaaacaatttttgtctaCAACacgtttttatttgcaaaaaatatatgcaaagaCCAAAAAAGTGCACCtatttttcaagatggcgACGAACGCTCACCTTCAACTTATCAGGACTTTTTAGGCGTTCATTAGTAAGCCTAAACGAACATCGTTACCAAGTTTtaaaacttttggaattatttctgtcaaatttcatattttaactGGGCTAAAAGCGCAgattataaactaaaatatgcattttgaAACACCTATCTGTCTGTTACTCTGTAAGAAGTTCGGTTAAAAAGAACAGGCTTAATCTCTGCTGAACGCAAACAATTGGTGCATCCAGAAGTGCACCCGCTCATTGAGCCGCTAAGTAGCAGTTGAatgtgattggctcttacctTTGGATCCAACCAATCACACTTagaccggtattcatagttatttaagaccgtcttaagttcaatcttaagatgtcataaaccaatcacagagccgtattagcgtcttaagacattacttaagacgatcttgaagactatggccggtattcatagttatttaagaccgtcttaagttcaatcttaagatgtcatgaaccaatcacagagccgtattagcgtcttaagacattacttaagacgatcttgaagacTATGAATACCAGCCTAGGATTACCGCCTTAATTGCTATttaaggtctatccagacaaacttgcataggtgcataaccatatgcataaagaaacggattggtttatttccttatgcacatgcatatggaccaatcaattcttttatgcttatgtttatgcgctatgcaagtttgtctgaaTTGACCTttaaggccatcgcacacaaaattgcatagctTGGCACAAGCGTAACATAAgaccgctaaaccaatgagcatttagcataaagtcgccatattgatttacataggatgctcattggtccagcggtcttatgctatgcttatgtagcctatgcaattttgtcTGGGGGTATTTTCCGATTCACGCATGATGCGCATGATGCATCATTTATCCTTGTTGTACACcgaatgttaaacaaggatGAATGATGCATCATGCGTGAATCGGAAAGTACCCTGGATTGACctttaagcggggagcacacacttctgcacaatgcataatgcgtaagcataagagaattgattggtccatacacgtgtgcataaagaaataaaccaatcagttttcttatgcttacgtatcatgcgttatgcaaaagtctgtgtttCCCGCTTTAGCGGCTCAGTGAGCGGTCGTGCTTATGGATACACCTATTGGCTACGTTCGTATGTGACGTATTTGCGCATGCGCACTAAGCCCCGTCGACGTATCATTATTTGAATAAGTGAGGAAAAGTGCCAAGgctatttatcattaaaggccattgcacgtaacaaagttttagtcataatcgtaaggccgtaagaaaatagaccaatcacactcgattattctttgagctcaaggagaataatcgactgtgattggtctatttttttttagggtcttacgattatgactaaaactttgtcatgtgcaatggccttaaagGTCAGTTTTTTTATAGCTACACTGCTGAaatagtgcaataagttagagtaggacaagtatattttgttttactcGAACTTACTGCACTAGTGTGCACTAGTTCGGCAGTGCAGCAATAAGAAACAGACCTTTGTCGATCGTCTTAGAGCCatcgcacaagactctcgtatggtcacgtagcgtagATCAAGGCACAAGAAATGTATAACGCCGTAACGGCCGTaaccaatacgtttcttgtgcgttggctCACGTTACGTTGCGCTACGTGACcgtacgagagtcttgtgcggtggctcttaCTGTGTTTATTTCGGTTATTTTGCTAGTGTTGTTTTAAAAAGACATACGGATTAACAGTATCACATATTGCTGTCGATTGGATaatcaaaatgtataaactaatatatgcGAGTGGACACTATAGTGTCTATAATAAAAAGCAGATAAAGAAAAGATGTATTTCGAAATCATGCATTATCGCAACTAACAGTAAGTAAAaggatgataaaaattatatccataatctttaaaataaagaaaacatttgaATTCTcgtaatatatctatttacatAAATCGTTTCTGTGTAATAAATGtgcagaatattataattttaaatggataattattaacaattttttttttatgtcatttaGAAAGCAAACCTAGCTTGCAACAGATTGCAGACAAATTAAACAAG is a genomic window of Temnothorax longispinosus isolate EJ_2023e unplaced genomic scaffold, Tlon_JGU_v1 HiC_scaffold_115, whole genome shotgun sequence containing:
- the LOC139823494 gene encoding uncharacterized protein, yielding MPKVRLTTSSTSDSSLAVDSNAMLNIGTLNTTSEIKEGTCVLSSNNCEQWNINQKSDSNLTLCDNINDRDNIKGSTCLTKDALSIDGNPNTLGDSSNNVMSDSSLAANSNATSNVNVENILISILASPFGPSRRSARKIRWTDDEGSIILSSFSTYLHSTDNKTKLPSFREINEIKVKHPVLMAYSNAQIKSWLYQEKKLT